The following proteins are encoded in a genomic region of Sorangiineae bacterium MSr12523:
- a CDS encoding pectinacetylesterase family protein, whose amino-acid sequence MATRGTFPWLVAFALSLLAPTIPACSSSSDSGRPNPDANDADASTPPPPATGVPARTWTWVDIPGSQCANGQPTGIGVYVNPDSPELFFYMAGGGACWDGETCFGTKSATYVESGYAQREFESDSQALLVQTIPTGNNPLAGRSMVYVPYCTGDDHAGNNVIDYEYKGVTKTVHHVGYENVGRALEYVASTWPGMKRLILAGVSAGGFGTVFNFDRVQRRFPNVRVDGIDDSGPLIQPAPGIWETVKSHWNAQLPPDCPGCGEVSGYFDFLAGKYSNGPNRFALISYTFDSVIAGFMQLSGALFNLKLEELGKRIASSWPAARYYFIPGTLHVGIANDASPEFYAWVAAMLDDDPNWANHPN is encoded by the coding sequence ATGGCAACACGCGGTACCTTTCCATGGCTCGTGGCCTTCGCCCTTTCGCTGCTTGCGCCGACCATTCCGGCGTGCAGTTCGTCGTCGGATTCCGGCCGGCCCAATCCTGACGCAAATGACGCAGATGCTTCCACCCCGCCGCCGCCGGCGACGGGTGTTCCGGCGCGGACGTGGACCTGGGTCGACATCCCTGGCTCGCAATGTGCCAATGGCCAGCCCACGGGCATTGGCGTGTACGTGAATCCCGACTCGCCCGAGCTCTTCTTCTACATGGCCGGCGGCGGCGCATGCTGGGACGGCGAGACCTGTTTCGGAACCAAGTCGGCGACCTACGTGGAATCGGGTTACGCGCAGCGCGAGTTCGAATCGGATTCGCAGGCGCTGCTGGTCCAAACCATCCCGACCGGGAACAACCCACTTGCCGGTAGGAGCATGGTCTACGTCCCCTATTGTACGGGGGACGATCACGCAGGAAACAACGTCATCGACTACGAGTACAAGGGCGTGACCAAGACGGTCCACCACGTCGGCTACGAAAACGTGGGAAGGGCTCTCGAGTACGTCGCCTCCACCTGGCCTGGGATGAAGCGCTTGATTCTTGCGGGGGTGAGCGCGGGTGGCTTCGGAACCGTGTTCAACTTCGACCGCGTGCAGCGGCGATTTCCCAACGTGCGTGTCGATGGGATCGATGATTCGGGTCCGCTGATCCAGCCGGCACCGGGAATCTGGGAAACGGTGAAGTCGCACTGGAATGCGCAGCTCCCTCCCGACTGCCCGGGGTGCGGGGAAGTATCGGGCTACTTCGATTTCCTGGCTGGGAAATATTCGAACGGGCCGAACCGATTTGCGCTCATCTCGTACACGTTCGACAGTGTCATCGCAGGGTTCATGCAACTTTCCGGGGCACTGTTCAACTTGAAGCTCGAGGAGCTGGGCAAGCGAATCGCCTCTTCGTGGCCGGCGGCACGCTATTACTTCATTCCGGGCACGTTGCACGTCGGCATCGCCAACGATGCCTCCCCGGAGTTTTATGCGTGGGTGGCGGCCATGCTCGACGACGATCCGAATTGGGCCAATCATCCGAATTAG
- a CDS encoding alkaline phosphatase family protein yields the protein MGRIRTTVVLGLTSLCAASVYLQGCRGDGVEESPARTEQRSTQTSGNLIVNGDAEFGDSSASGYDGVTIPGWEMVGVPSVVSYLNSTGFPDAATPGPEDRGTNFFAGGPVGNASLQQFIDVSSVAAEIDTGTVTFDLAGWLGGYAYERASAKLTVKFQGIANDALGSATIGPVTVVDRWGSTSFQRRSTQGAVPAGTRRIRVQLDLDGDPVRNLLVQTNDAYADNLSLTLSLPLPAAPPPEPAASTAPALDHVFFVIMENEGFGAVIGNAAAPYLNDLAANNVTLANSYALVHPSNPNYIAVAGGSAFGRTDNPPLTLAIDAPHIGDRVEEVGRTWRAYVEGANGLCDGVPHDTPTGKYYPDNVPFWFFADMKDPARCAARLHPIEQLWTDLAKDTTTPAFVWFEPNGCNMMHDCSVATGDAWMKANLPKLFASEAWTKRKSLLVITWDEDHYFDGQHIPTIIAGSPGLLRAGFVSNIRYDHYSIARTMEEALGLRFLTKNDRYAKPLNDIWQRP from the coding sequence ATGGGCCGAATTCGTACGACCGTGGTACTCGGTTTGACGTCGCTCTGTGCGGCGAGCGTCTATTTGCAAGGTTGTCGAGGTGACGGTGTCGAGGAATCGCCGGCGCGCACCGAACAGCGGAGCACGCAAACCTCGGGGAACTTGATCGTCAATGGCGATGCGGAGTTCGGCGACTCGAGCGCCAGCGGATACGACGGCGTGACCATTCCTGGGTGGGAAATGGTCGGGGTGCCGAGCGTCGTCAGTTACTTGAACAGCACCGGGTTTCCCGACGCCGCGACGCCGGGGCCCGAAGATCGCGGCACGAACTTCTTCGCCGGCGGGCCGGTGGGGAATGCCTCGCTGCAGCAATTCATCGACGTCAGCAGCGTCGCCGCGGAGATCGACACCGGCACCGTCACCTTCGATCTCGCGGGATGGTTGGGCGGCTATGCTTACGAGCGCGCGTCGGCGAAGCTCACCGTGAAGTTCCAGGGCATTGCCAACGATGCGCTCGGCTCCGCGACCATCGGCCCCGTCACCGTCGTCGACCGTTGGGGCTCCACCTCGTTCCAGCGCCGCTCGACCCAGGGCGCCGTTCCCGCGGGGACTCGCCGCATCCGCGTCCAACTCGACCTCGACGGCGATCCGGTGCGCAATCTCCTGGTCCAAACGAACGACGCGTACGCCGACAACCTGTCGCTGACCTTGTCGCTGCCTCTGCCCGCCGCGCCGCCTCCGGAACCTGCCGCGAGCACGGCGCCTGCGCTGGACCACGTCTTCTTCGTCATCATGGAAAACGAGGGATTCGGGGCGGTCATCGGCAACGCTGCGGCGCCTTACCTGAACGACCTGGCGGCCAACAACGTGACCCTCGCCAATTCGTACGCGCTCGTGCACCCGAGCAATCCGAATTACATCGCCGTGGCGGGCGGCAGTGCTTTCGGGCGCACCGACAATCCGCCGCTCACCCTGGCCATCGACGCGCCCCACATCGGGGATCGCGTCGAGGAGGTGGGGCGAACGTGGCGTGCCTATGTCGAGGGCGCAAACGGCCTGTGCGACGGAGTTCCCCACGATACGCCCACCGGCAAATACTACCCGGACAATGTCCCATTTTGGTTCTTCGCCGACATGAAGGATCCCGCCCGCTGCGCGGCGCGATTGCATCCGATCGAGCAGCTCTGGACCGATCTGGCCAAGGACACGACGACGCCGGCGTTCGTGTGGTTCGAGCCGAATGGCTGCAACATGATGCACGACTGCAGCGTGGCCACCGGGGACGCCTGGATGAAGGCGAACTTGCCGAAGTTGTTCGCGTCGGAGGCGTGGACGAAGCGAAAATCGCTGCTCGTCATCACGTGGGACGAGGACCATTACTTCGACGGGCAACACATCCCGACGATCATCGCCGGCTCGCCTGGGCTCCTTCGCGCGGGGTTCGTGTCCAATATCCGCTACGACCACTACAGCATCGCGCGGACCATGGAAGAGGCCCTGGGCCTGCGCTTTCTGACCAAGAATGACCGGTACGCAAAGCCGCTCAACGACATTTGGCAGCGTCCGTAG
- the ligD gene encoding non-homologous end-joining DNA ligase codes for MRRPPARTAKVSPGNAEALAHLLGAVPPEPQLATLAESVPSPSRWRYELKFDGYRILAYCDRGHILLMSRRALDWTGEFPEVANALRALRLPASVLDGEVCAVDEGGIPRFNLLQNRAGGARLVYVAFDLLWRREDLRRAPLEERRRALEKLVGHDAASTVFASTSAEGDPREILRLACRAGYEGIVAKQQGSLYSPGRSRTWLKLKCSKRQEFGVIGYVPMVGGKVVGALLLAVREGDRLVYAGRTGTGFTTAQRAELARGLDRHRVEEPPAADVPRDVLSTAIWSKPRLVVEVAYLERTKGELRHSSFKGIRADKTPMDCTWEISDPNANPS; via the coding sequence GTGCGGCGCCCTCCCGCTCGAACGGCAAAGGTTTCGCCCGGCAATGCGGAAGCTCTCGCGCATCTGCTCGGCGCCGTTCCTCCCGAACCGCAGCTCGCCACGCTCGCGGAAAGTGTGCCATCGCCGAGTCGATGGCGGTACGAGCTCAAATTCGATGGTTATCGCATTCTCGCGTATTGCGATCGCGGCCATATCCTGTTGATGTCGCGGCGCGCGCTCGATTGGACCGGCGAGTTTCCCGAAGTGGCCAATGCGCTGCGTGCGCTTCGTCTACCCGCGAGCGTTCTCGATGGGGAGGTTTGCGCCGTCGACGAAGGCGGCATTCCTCGCTTCAACCTGCTTCAGAATCGCGCGGGCGGTGCGCGTCTGGTCTACGTCGCGTTCGATTTGCTTTGGCGGCGTGAGGACCTTCGCCGTGCCCCGCTCGAAGAGCGCCGAAGGGCCCTCGAGAAGCTCGTGGGGCACGATGCCGCGAGCACCGTCTTCGCTTCGACGTCGGCCGAAGGCGATCCTCGCGAGATCCTGCGCTTGGCGTGTCGCGCGGGCTATGAAGGCATCGTGGCGAAGCAGCAAGGCTCCCTCTATAGCCCCGGTCGTTCCCGCACCTGGCTCAAATTGAAATGCAGCAAGCGCCAGGAATTCGGGGTCATTGGCTACGTTCCCATGGTGGGCGGAAAGGTCGTCGGTGCTCTTCTTCTCGCCGTGCGCGAAGGCGATCGGCTCGTGTACGCGGGACGGACGGGGACCGGCTTCACCACCGCCCAACGCGCCGAACTTGCCCGCGGGCTCGATCGCCATCGTGTCGAGGAGCCTCCGGCGGCCGACGTTCCGCGGGATGTCCTGTCCACGGCGATCTGGTCGAAGCCACGCCTCGTCGTGGAAGTCGCCTACCTCGAACGAACCAAGGGAGAATTGCGGCATTCGTCCTTCAAGGGAATTCGCGCGGACAAAACGCCCATGGACTGCACATGGGAAATCAGCGACCCCAACGCGAATCCTAGTTAG